Sequence from the Ereboglobus luteus genome:
AAAAGTTTGGCGGCGCGAAGTTTTCCCGAGTGAAACAATTCAAGGAAAAACCCCCGCTCAAAACCGCGCGGCGCTACGTCGCGTCGGGCGATTACGCGTGGAACGCGGGCATGTTTGTCTGGAGCGTGCCGGTTGTTGAAACAGCGTTTGAAAAACACGCGCCCGATTATTTCTCCGCGATGAAGCCGGTGCGCGACGCGCTCGCGAAGCGCAAGCCAATCGGCGCCGCGCTGAAAAAAGTTTATTCGAAAATCGAAAAGCTCTCCGTCGATTACGCGCTGCTGGAAAAGGCGGACAACGTCGTCGTGCTGCCCGCGTCGTTTTCGTGGGACGACGTCGGCTCGTGGTCCGCGGTGCAGGCGCACTGCAAGCTCGATGCCGACGGCAACGCCCTGCGCGGCCCCGCGCTCGTTGAGCAGGGGCGCGGCAACATTGTGTTTTCGGAAAGCGGCCACCTCACCGCGTTGCTCGGCGCGGACGACATGATCGTCGTGCACACAAAGGACGCCACGCTCATCGCGCCAAAATCAAAAGCGCAGGAAGTCAAAAAACTGGCCGCCCGCATTGGCAAAATGAAAAACGGCCAAATGTGGCTGTAATCAGATCATGCTTCCTGAAATTCCCGAGAACTGGCGCGACACGCTTGGTGATGTTTCACAAGAGCAGTGGTATCGCGGACTGGATGCGTTTCTTGACGCGGAAACCGCGGCGGGGCGCGCGATTCTGCCCGCGCGCGAGGATGTGTTCAACGCGCTGCGCCTCACGCCCCCCGGCGAGGTAAAGGTGGTGCTGCTCGGGCAGGATCCGTATCCAACTCCCGGGCATGCGCACGGCCTGTGCTTTTCGGTGCGGCCCGACGTGCGCCCGCTGCCTCGCTCACTCAACAATGTCTTCAAGGAACTGCGCTCTGATTTGGGCGGGGAAAATTTTCAGCCGCCCGCGCACGGTTGCCTGGAAAGCTGGGCGAGGCAGGGAGTGCTCATGCTGAACACGGTGCTGACAGTGCGCGCGCGCGAGGCAAACTCACACCAAAAACGCGGCTGGGAAATTTTCACCGATCGTG
This genomic interval carries:
- the ung gene encoding uracil-DNA glycosylase — its product is MLPEIPENWRDTLGDVSQEQWYRGLDAFLDAETAAGRAILPAREDVFNALRLTPPGEVKVVLLGQDPYPTPGHAHGLCFSVRPDVRPLPRSLNNVFKELRSDLGGENFQPPAHGCLESWARQGVLMLNTVLTVRAREANSHQKRGWEIFTDRVIAAVNAMPKTVVFVLWGNQARAKRKAITGAQHRIVESAHPSPLSARLFFGCRCFSAVNRHLAEAGRAAIDWRLPDATETASKGLLPGF
- a CDS encoding mannose-1-phosphate guanylyltransferase; its protein translation is MPKTSVTHTVVPMPQHFAVIIAGGKGERFWPQSRERRPKHLLPIVGDKPMLAQTLDRIRPVVPPKNTFVITSAAQEKAVRQVCGQLPRANIVAEPVGRDTAPAVALAAALVGARDPRGVFAVLPSDHVIPDAKVYLRDLRAAFAAAEAEPVLVTIGIKPTIPETGYGYIQLGKDWKKFGGAKFSRVKQFKEKPPLKTARRYVASGDYAWNAGMFVWSVPVVETAFEKHAPDYFSAMKPVRDALAKRKPIGAALKKVYSKIEKLSVDYALLEKADNVVVLPASFSWDDVGSWSAVQAHCKLDADGNALRGPALVEQGRGNIVFSESGHLTALLGADDMIVVHTKDATLIAPKSKAQEVKKLAARIGKMKNGQMWL